The Fusobacterium periodonticum 1_1_41FAA genome includes a window with the following:
- a CDS encoding helix-turn-helix transcriptional regulator, whose amino-acid sequence MSFGTTLKKIRLKHKDSLRGLAKKINLHFTFIDKVEKGTAPISNNFIERVIEVYPDEEKTLKKEYLKENLPKVFNKDESIKILEDSEVLNLPVYGKASAGRGYLNMDKPDYYMPITKGDFSLNSFFVEITGDSMEPTLEDGEYALVDPNNTAYVKNKIYVVTYNDEGYIKRVELKEKKKVITLKSDNPDYDDIDIPEEMQEYFKINGRVVEVISKKRIL is encoded by the coding sequence ATGAGTTTTGGAACTACTTTGAAAAAAATAAGATTAAAACATAAAGATAGTTTAAGAGGTCTTGCTAAAAAAATTAATTTACACTTCACTTTTATAGATAAAGTAGAAAAAGGTACTGCACCTATTTCAAATAACTTTATTGAAAGAGTTATTGAAGTATACCCTGATGAAGAAAAAACTTTAAAAAAAGAATACTTAAAGGAAAATTTACCTAAAGTATTTAACAAAGATGAAAGTATTAAAATTTTAGAAGATAGTGAAGTTTTAAATCTTCCTGTTTATGGAAAAGCTAGTGCAGGTAGAGGTTACCTAAATATGGATAAACCTGATTACTACATGCCTATAACAAAAGGAGACTTCTCTTTAAATAGTTTCTTTGTAGAAATTACAGGAGATAGTATGGAACCAACTTTAGAAGATGGTGAATATGCTTTAGTTGATCCTAATAACACTGCCTATGTTAAAAATAAAATATATGTTGTCACTTATAATGATGAAGGATATATAAAAAGAGTTGAACTAAAAGAAAAGAAAAAAGTTATAACTTTAAAGAGTGATAATCCTGATTATGATGACATTGATATTCCTGAAGAAATGCAAGAATACTTTAAAATCAATGGAAGAGTTGTTGAAGTTATCTCTAAAAAAAGAATATTATAA